A stretch of DNA from Lotus japonicus ecotype B-129 chromosome 4, LjGifu_v1.2:
GCGGTGGAGGAATAAGTGATGCAGGTGTTAAAAACATAAGAGAAATTGTCTCCCTGACCCAGCTAAACCTGTCCCAGAATGGCAACTTGACAGATAGAACTTTGGAATTGATATCTGGTATTTTCTGCTAGTCTTCATTACATCATATCTTCCTTGCGGCTACTTCTCTTCAACATCAATGAACTCTGTTTATCTTTATCTGAATACAGGCATGACTGCACTGAGGTCGCTGAATGTTTCAAATTGTCGCATAACCAACGAGGGACTGCGCCATTTGAAGCCATTAAAGAACTTACGCTCTCTTACCTTGGAATCGTGCAAGGTTACTGCTTCTGAAATTAAGAAGCTTCAGTCAGCTGAGCTTCCAAATTTGCTAAGCTTTCGGCCAGAATAGACCAGGAGAACAAGAGAGTTCTGATCTTTTGCCTAGTGAACAATTCTCTGTACATATTAGCTACTGTTTTggataattataataataagtAATATAAGATATGGGGTGATTCTAGAAAATGTAGACATAATATTAGGCATGGTAGAATGTAAATATGCTTTATGCTTTATTTTGCATGGTTGTGATTGTATCCCCCTGTCTGAGAATAATTGTACATAAATCtttttttactttctctcttaGATGTAGATGTCTAGTGGGGCTATCTATGTTGTCCGTGCATTATGGAATAACTTTACATTCTGATGCATGTAATTCAGACGTTTAAACTTTAAATCAGAGTGACGGCGTCATTGTGGTAGTATCATGAAGTAAATTTTCAGTTGTATTAGACCGAGAACAGAGTTGTGTATGTTGACTGGTTTTATTGTGCATATACAGAAGTCTCCGCACAGATATAATTTCAACTGAAATGACCCTTCTCAAGAAATTATTCCTCATGTTCAATTTTCCtacacttcttttttttttgacagcaaaatAAACTTTATTGGATAAGAGATTGAAAAGCACCATGAGAACAAGCCTCTCATGAGAGCTAAAAATCAAACCACATAAAAAACTACTTTTGGGGAAGCACACTTGGGacagagcctcattaaaacctttattaggaaaacccagtgggaaaaaacctagtaaaggaaaaagagtactcaaatCATCAAGTGAATAAAACCCCCTAAAAAAACCATTACACCCACCATTGAACTGACACAAAGACAAACCCTTATCTACCAAAAAACAATTACGTGGCCCAATCTGTTATAAAGCTTAAGACAATCCTTCAACATACAGTAGAAGCAAACCAGCTCCCCATTAGTCACCAATTCAATAAGTTTCAACGAACCCTCGAAACCAAACCACACCAACCAAGCATATAACAAGTTCATAGGTGAAAACCCACAGAGAACAAAATCACATGTCCGCAACCCCCATCCACCACAAATAAATCTCGAGGAAACAAACCAAGTGACCTTCATCAGTCACAAAAACACAACCTTCCCCATAAACATCATTGCAACTCAGGATGATTTAATTTGATCTGATTCTTAAGTCTTTGAATCATCATCTCTTCATCACCATTGTAAACCACCCCCACCTGTTTCCCAACCTTCCATGTCTGTCGAGCCCTTGAATCCAGGTCCATAAAATCAAACTCATCGTCAGAACACATTAAATCCACTGCCGCCTGTTGTTTTGACTTGTTCTTGCTTCCCCTCGGTCTTCCTCTCTTTGCTTTAGGCTTGACCACTTTTCGACCTCCCCCAGCAGCACCGGGCCCTCCTACCCTTTTTCGCCCTCTTCGTTGTTTTATTTTAGCCAAAATTTCATCATCTGAATACACACTCTCCACCACATCGGGTGCCACGAATGTTGCTTTATCTTTCTCGCCCTCTTCAACATCCACACATGTGATTAATTTTTTGTGGTGCCCTCCTTGACCCCTTTTACGAGCTAGTGCCTTCACTTCTCTAAAACTTCTCTTggtattatttgattttatttcctCCTGCTGAATACTGCCACACACGACATCCCCTGGGCCCTTTCCATCCGTTAAAAGTTTTAATCCCAGTCCACTACTAGAAGCCTTTTTTTGTGGATTAATCCAAACATTGCTTTGTCCAGCTGGCCAAACAAATCCTTCACCCCAATTAAAGCAAGCATTATAatggggaattagatttcccacccactggtttagaattgccaccctagcctttttaaaaaaatgccgGGAATACCCTCCGGGACTTAAACCTCCATACCAGTCCAGAGGTTGATGTTCTGGACTAGTCTGAGAGTTAAAAGTTCGGATTCTTTAGttacagttaaaataacatgactatagtccaattgcagcaaatataacatgactttaaaattgaaaagttacataatccaatttaaacaaaattacaatacaTAATCCAAGTTAAGCATTGGAAAAGTAAAGCAAAATAACAATACATAATCTAAGTTCAGCATTTCAAAAGTTAGACAAATAGTCCTTAATATAGAATTAGTAAAGAACTAATATTAATCTTCTGTTATGTTTGTGAAGCTTCCAGATGgaggttgtaagatcaagttttgatctagtagtacaactctatgttttgatgattacaagttaaccttttgatatgaacaattgtggtactctaacgtgtttttctgagtgtgctatttacaggctctgacctcaactcaatctcacacaaatcagaagcactgtgttaaagagcgacccaagcaacgctttcgcattcaccatgttcagtatgaacagtgaaaaagcttcagaagttctgaagttatacaaactctgatgtggactcagtcactagaagttctgaagatccagaaagtctgataaccaagaaacactgaaggctcagatattctgatggtgtagaagactctgaagatccagaagctgattagtgaaattctgatgtccagaagcaagatactctgaagaccatgttcttccctctgagttcagaatcagaagaaacaatggtcagaggatctgggctttccctctgactctgatcaaccggcttcacaagttccaatatgaagcattcccctgatcagatgtctcctaggtttaaaggtcaagtcgctatccaagtacaaaagcaactgtaccttcctgacgacctacctaacagtctcagacatagcagaagctggattttccagaactgccctccaacggtagcattttccatgcaacgctcaaccctaatccttggagtatataaagaggctgaagactgaaagaagcggctagaagcattcacatacgcgcaagacatattcaaattcttctaagctttctttcatctgaaattcattgagtttactattagctttttagaagaaaatcccttgtaaacaattctttgataaacagtttgtttagttcctttaggagatcaaggttgatcggatcctagagaagactaagagagtgaatcttagtgtgagctaagtcagtgtaattgttagtcacttgtaggtttcaagtgcagttgtaactcttacctgattagtggattgccttcattctaagaaggaagaaatcaccttaacgggtggactggagtagcttgagtgatttatcaagtgaaccaggataaaatccttgtgtgcttttctatctcttatctttagcacttaagttctcgaaagatttgtcaaaatctttaaggtggaagctttatcttgaaaacgttattcaaaccccccctttctaccgtttttcataccttcagaggtGCACTGTCCTTTGGAAATACCTGTATAATGAAAacagattcaaatgctttgttgTAGATGTGGAAAagattcaaatgctttattTTAGATGTGGAAGAAGATTATCATACCTTGACTACATTGGACAAGGTTATATTCAGATAACAATTAGACTTTCTAGGAGAGAACACAGCGACCTGAAAGCAAAGTGAAGAAACGATGTGATGTCCAAGTTGTCCAAAGAAGCTTAAAATGTTAAAGTTGCCTATAGATTAACCTTTTGGAGAAgcagaacagatccaacagttatgtctTTCGCAAATACGCTTTCAGTGAAGACCTTGTGATGGATACTAGCGCCAACAGTGCCCGTAGGGTCCTGAATCTCAATCTCAGATGTCATGAGAGAAACATGAATATAACATTTCACTGAAATATAAGGAGGAATAAGGAAATACCTTGAGTGTAACTGTTGCATCTCCAAACCCATTGGGATTGCAGGATTTGATAACACCGATGACGTGATCTACTCTTTCATGATGGTGAGTGATTGCGCCCAGAGGAGTGGCAGATCCGTTTAATTGCAGGGCTGAAAGCCAAGCATTGGATTGGAAATCGGGATCGGTGTCGTGGCCGTCTTGGAGGACTTGCCTAACGAATTGTTGGGTTGAAATGTTTGGTTTGTCGTCGGTGGATCTGCGGTGAATCATGGCGGCCTGGACGGCGCCAGCTGGGccgggaatgagaggacgagagctggaGGCAAGGTTGTCTTGGCGTTTGCAAGGGCGGATGAAGGTTGATGGTGGATCTTGTTCCATTTCTTTTGGTTATTTCCTGCAACAAGGGAAGAAGGGAAGTAATGTAATGGTGTAGGATGCCTTTGGTGCATAGGGGACTAATATAGGAAGTAAAGGGATTTATGGTGTAGGATGAATGAGTAATGGGGTTGGTGGTGAAGATTAATGGTGGTCAGTGTTGGTTGTGTAGGCAGTGATGGTGGTTGAGATTGTAATTGATGGTGGTCAGAGTTGGTTGTGTAGGCATTCTGCTGCTTGGTAAGGGtgatccaggactataagtttcggatcaatccaggactttaagtttcggatcaatccaggactataagttcCGGActgattcataattaaatttaccacccccccttttaagacgtccgagagttgaaaacccagattaatatgaaacttcaagattcgTACCTCTCAAACCAGATACTGTCACAAACAGAAACGTGAAAATGCAGTGACAATAATATGGGACAAACAGACCTCGTTACAATACTGGAGCATTGTCTTAATACATGTAGGAAAATATTCTTGCTAATAATATGGTTACAGACATGGTtacaacattacaaacatgaatcatattatcaatcttCTGTTATGTCTGTTAAATCAAAGTTGGTAATAACACGAGGACCAATCCAAACAGTGTGTTCAGCCATAAATCTATCCAAACGCTCTTTATACGGTTTACACCATTCGGACTCGGGTTCTTCAACGTTGTATTCCCATTGGggagcaattggcggcataggatgtccagACACCAACTTCAGCTACATTTAAGAGTATAATAGTAAAATTAGATATATTTCAATATAAATTGTTTAACGTGACAAGAGAGTgtattaataaaaaagaagatatgtatttaattgaggatatacctgtacaaagtgattgGTCACGTGGTGAACCTTGGATGATccttacacatatcacacatgtCGCTCCATTCCTCCTGAAATTGTGTAGCTGTTTCCGCATATACCACTTCATTCCACTTTTGCATCACTAAGGCTTTAAAATCCTTGGTGTCAACCCACAATTTGCACTTTGCCTCaacattcttgtttatgtggaaTAGGCATAGTAAATGGGTAGCCTCAGGAAAAATATTCCGAACAGCACTGAGTAAAGCCAATTCCCTATCAGTCACAATCACTCCAGGTAATCGGGCAGGGTCAGCAAGTAGAGATTTCATGCACTCCAAGGCCCAAACATAGTCAGGTGTGCGCTCACGAGTCATGTAGCAAAATGCAATGGAGTAAGTCAGACCAGTAGAAGTGAGGCCAACCATTTCAAGCAATGGAATTTgaaatttgtttgtcttgtatgtgcaatccatgattACCACGtgagggaatgtgttgaagagtTTAATAGCATTAGGATGAGCCCAGAAATGTTCCATAATGACACCCGAATCTTcttcatgtctttcaaagtgaacATAGTTGGCTTCTGCCAACTTCTTCAGCAAATATTGCATCTCTGTAAGTGGCCCGCGGTCTAGTTCTTTAACTTTTTTGATGCGATTATACACTTGAGTGATGGTAGACAAGTTACCCGGATTATTTTCCTTCAAAGTGGCCAACATGTGTCTCGGTGGGACCCAATTGTTATTCATGTTGTCGACTTgaaccttctcttcttctgttaGTCGACCAGCATAGGAATGGCCAACCAAAGatctagctggttcatggttgtgtaccCCTTCCAACACTTTCAGCCACCAATTTCTATCACCCTCCGTAGGTCGTCCTTTAAGTTTAAAAGGACAATTACATTTTTGTGATCCGGTGGAGTTGTACTTGAAGGACTTAGGGTCCTTGTACGGGGTATACACACCATGCTTCGAGCACCGCAGAACAATATACATATTTCCACCTTTTCTGGAATAATCAGACCTTCCAGTCACAATCGCATATCCATTGTCCTTCCCAACATTC
This window harbors:
- the LOC130714415 gene encoding uncharacterized protein LOC130714415; its protein translation is MEQDPPSTFIRPCKRQDNLASSSRPLIPGPAGAVQAAMIHRRSTDDKPNISTQQFVRQVLQDGHDTDPDFQSNAWLSALQLNGSATPLGAITHHHERVDHVIGVIKSCNPNGFGDATVTLKDPTGTVGASIHHKVFTESVFAKDITVGSVLLLQKVAVFSPRKSNCYLNITLSNVVKV